A genomic segment from Dethiosulfovibrio russensis encodes:
- a CDS encoding helicase-related protein, which produces MSLEGRCFNDFATGDKGTLSELAERLGENPPPWDGPGIRALGISGRTKKADRPRILDAVRSGETKVLVAVNVADEGLYLPELLAYGGGCVKGRRGRHGCSRHRSRSKRSSGRPWRPGGRYRYAYTREGYRWFLPCGLPLPGVSWPGDGCEEVG; this is translated from the coding sequence GTGAGTCTTGAAGGCCGTTGTTTCAATGACTTCGCCACCGGTGATAAAGGCACTCTTTCGGAACTGGCAGAACGCCTTGGAGAGAATCCCCCGCCGTGGGACGGACCAGGGATAAGGGCCCTGGGCATATCCGGCAGGACGAAAAAGGCCGATAGGCCTCGGATACTCGATGCGGTGAGATCCGGAGAGACCAAGGTACTGGTGGCGGTGAACGTGGCGGATGAAGGACTATACCTCCCGGAGCTGTTGGCGTATGGCGGCGGCTGTGTGAAGGGGCGCAGAGGCCGTCATGGCTGTAGTCGGCATAGATCCCGGTCTAAAAGGAGCAGTGGCCGTCCTTGGCGACCAGGTGGACGTTATCGATATGCCTACACGAGGGAAGGATATAGATGGTTCCTCCCTTGCGGCCTACCTCTCCCGGGCGTCTCCTGGCCTGGCGATGGGTGTGAAGAGGTAGGCTGA
- a CDS encoding type II toxin-antitoxin system RelE family toxin — protein sequence MAWTIEYDLAAVKDLKRIDKKEAKRIVDYMEERIAVQDNPGTSGKPLKGPLGAFWRYRVGDYRLICSNEDNKVTILVVRIGHRGDVYKK from the coding sequence TTGGCCTGGACAATTGAGTACGACCTTGCCGCAGTAAAGGACCTGAAGCGTATCGACAAGAAGGAAGCTAAGAGAATTGTAGATTATATGGAGGAACGTATAGCCGTACAAGACAACCCCGGAACCTCAGGCAAGCCTCTTAAGGGACCTCTTGGAGCCTTTTGGCGTTACAGGGTCGGTGATTACCGTCTGATATGCTCGAACGAAGACAATAAAGTCACTATCCTGGTGGTCCGCATAGGCCACAGGGGAGACGTGTACAAAAAGTGA
- the relB gene encoding type II toxin-antitoxin system RelB family antitoxin → MPTPLSIRLDEETGKRLDRLSKATGRTKAFYVRKLIEENLDDMEDYYLAVEAMALSRKKGAKPLSSEEMRRELGLDN, encoded by the coding sequence ATGCCTACACCGTTATCCATCCGTCTCGATGAAGAGACAGGGAAAAGACTTGACCGTCTCTCCAAGGCGACAGGGAGAACCAAAGCCTTCTATGTCCGAAAGTTGATAGAGGAGAACCTCGACGACATGGAGGACTATTACCTTGCGGTCGAAGCTATGGCCCTAAGCAGGAAAAAAGGGGCTAAGCCGCTAAGTTCAGAAGAAATGAGGCGTGAGCTTGGCCTGGACAATTGA
- a CDS encoding M48 family metallopeptidase, whose product MARTLSFPYGDTVIRFHPVYSGRRKTVEIAVEAPGRVIVTAPEGRSDGELIALVSKKAEWITRQLYDMKAVRFQPVARELVSGESLLYLGRNYRLDIGIDETFAKPTVKLDHGVFRIRSRSADPSLLRDCLIAWYREKAATQTTARVRYFSPRLNVTPAGVRIRDQKKRWGSCTPDGTLLFNWRSVMAPSPVLDYIVAHELCHLLETPHSTRFWNLLRAVMPQYESRKQWLKENGVKLDV is encoded by the coding sequence GTGGCCCGCACTCTCTCCTTCCCCTATGGAGACACGGTGATCCGGTTCCACCCCGTCTATTCGGGACGTCGAAAAACCGTCGAGATCGCCGTCGAAGCTCCCGGCAGGGTCATCGTAACCGCACCGGAAGGCCGCTCCGACGGGGAACTGATCGCCCTGGTGTCCAAAAAGGCGGAGTGGATCACCCGCCAGCTCTACGACATGAAGGCCGTCCGCTTCCAGCCCGTCGCTCGGGAACTGGTCAGCGGCGAATCCCTGCTCTACCTGGGACGGAACTATCGCCTCGACATCGGGATCGACGAAACGTTCGCGAAACCCACCGTCAAGCTGGACCACGGCGTCTTTCGCATCCGCAGCCGTTCGGCCGATCCATCCCTCCTACGTGACTGCCTGATCGCCTGGTACCGGGAAAAGGCCGCGACGCAGACCACCGCGCGGGTACGCTACTTCTCGCCCAGGTTGAACGTTACACCGGCAGGGGTGCGCATCCGGGACCAGAAGAAACGTTGGGGCTCCTGCACTCCTGACGGGACCCTCCTGTTCAACTGGAGAAGCGTCATGGCCCCTTCGCCGGTCCTGGACTATATCGTGGCCCACGAGCTGTGTCATCTCCTCGAAACGCCCCACTCTACCCGCTTCTGGAATCTCCTCCGTGCCGTCATGCCTCAGTATGAATCGCGCAAGCAGTGGCTCAAGGAAAACGGTGTGAAACTGGATGTGTGA